The window CTCGGTGCGGCGATGGTGGTTTCGCATCAGGACGGGCGATTGCGTTTGACAAAAAAATACGGCGCGGAAAAATAAAAAGCGAACTGCTTGGGGAAAAAGATTGCCACGTTTGCGTAAGTGAACTGAACCAGAAACAACGTACATAAAATAAAACGCCCAGAAGTAGAATAGCTTTAAATTACGCAAACTGGCATCGTTTTTCATACGGTGTCAGTTTTGTTTTTAGTTGAATGCGTTCAAAATTATAAAAATAGATATACTCATCGATAACCTCGTTAGCCTCTGCAAATGTTTTGAGATGTATTCTCGAAATGCATTCTGCTTTCAAAATACTAAAAAAGTTTTCAGCTAATGCGTTATCATAACAATTTCCTCGCCTTGACATGGACGGTGTAATACCATACTCTTTAGTTAGGTTAAAATACCCCTGTGAAGTGTATTGAAACCCTTGGTCACTATGGAGTTGCAGCTCTGTAGTGACTTTTTCCTTTTTCATGGCAGTTCGAATTGTTTCAAGAACTAAATTTACAGTTTGTTCTGTTCCTGTTTTATAAGCAATAATACTGCGATCAAACGCATCGCGTATCATTGATAAATACAGGATTCCTTGGAGTGTATGGATGTATGAAATGTCGGTAACCCATTTCTGATTCGGCGCAGTTGCTTCAAAATCACGATTGAGTAGATTTTCATATTTATGAAGTTGTTGCTGCATTCTCTTGTATTTTTTACGTCGGCGAATTTGAGATAATAAATTATATTTGCTCATTAAGCGAAGAACGGTTTTCGGATCAATAAATATATTTCTATTCTGTTGAAGCCACAAATGAACCCTTCGATATC of the Azotosporobacter soli genome contains:
- a CDS encoding IS3 family transposase, whose protein sequence is MAIYKNQDSYSISAMCDFFDVSRSGYYDFVHRMNQPNRNERIVAEIAVCQEISKRTYGYRRVHLWLQQNRNIFIDPKTVLRLMSKYNLLSQIRRRKKYKRMQQQLHKYENLLNRDFEATAPNQKWVTDISYIHTLQGILYLSMIRDAFDRSIIAYKTGTEQTVNLVLETIRTAMKKEKVTTELQLHSDQGFQYTSQGYFNLTKEYGITPSMSRRGNCYDNALAENFFSILKAECISRIHLKTFAEANEVIDEYIYFYNFERIQLKTKLTPYEKRCQFA